In Lachnospiraceae bacterium, the DNA window CTAAGTTATAGTCATTTTTGTCATAAGCAAATAAATATTCTTTGTCCAGCCATAAAAGCTTTTCTTCCATGTCCATATCACCATAGAGATAAATATAGCTGTTGGCTGGATGATAATAATCTTTATGGAACTGAATAAACTGTTCGTAGCTTAAGTTTGGGATCACTGCCGGATCACCGCCGGATTCATTGTTATATGGAGTATCCGGGAAAAGTACAGATGAAGTAAAACGCTCTAATACGCTTTCCGGTGATGAAAAAGCACCTTTCATCTCATTGTATACAACACCGTTGACTGTTAGAGGTTCATCTTCTGAAGGCAGTTCATAGTGCCAGCCTTCCTGTTTGAATATCTTTGGCTCTTTGTAAATGGACGGGTGAAATACGCCGTCTAAATACACGTCCATCAGGTTCTGGAAATCTTTATCATTGCAGCTGGCTACCGGATATACAGTCTTGTCCGGATAGGTCATTGCGTTTAAGAAGGTATTTAAAGATCCTTTCACAAGTTCTACAAAGGGATCTTTTACCGGAAACTTTTCAGAACCTTCCAGTACACTGTGTTCTAAAATATGAGGCAGTCCGGTACTGTCTGCAGGCGGTGTCCTGAATCCGATTGAAAATACTTTATTATCGTCGTCATTGCTCATAAGGAACAGTCTGGCGCCACTTTTTCTATGTTCCAGTACTATTCCTTCAGAATTCATTTCTTCTATAAAACGATGGTCTTTTACCTCATAGGCAGAAAGATTTTCTACCTTTTCAAGCATCTGCTGTCTGTTCATTTCGAATCGCTCTCCTATCTTATTCGTTTTCCACGGTTTTTAAAACTCCCCGCCACTCACAAACCTACGCCGGCGCGCTTTACTGTCTGCTGGCGCAGACGGTTTGCTCCTTCGTGGCTGACTCGCAAACCCGTGCTAACGCACTCCACTGTCTGCTGACGCAGACAGTTTGCTCGTTAAGGGTCCAAGAAAAACAAATGTCTGCTTTGCAGACGCTTGTTTTTCTTCTGGGACCCTTACATGTTCCCCATTATTCTGTCCTTTATTATGGATGCACATTCACGTACGCATAAATGGATAAAAAGCACCGGATCTGACTGTGCACTGATGCCGTAGACATTTTCAAAACCCCATTTTTTGGCGATCATGCATGCTCTGTATACGTGGAAATTGCTGGTAAGTACACCTACTTCCAAAGGCTTGTCTGCAGCAATAAGGTAATTTTCTTTAGGCTCTCTTGAAAATTTCAGGTGGTTCCTTTCTTCCCTTTCATGGCGGATCATTTCCCGGTGGCTTTCAATGAGCAGCTTGCTGTAAGCCAGATTTTCCACTGTGCTTACGGAATGCTCTTCTAAGAGAAGCTGACCTGGCCTTACACCATTGTACACCAGATACCTGTACATGGCCTGGGCTTCTGATACAGGTTCATCCGGTCCTTTGCCTCCTGACAGCACCAGATAGGTTTCCGGATTTTTCTCTGCATATTCAATGGCCTTATCCAGCCTCTTTTTTAAAGAATTGCTTACTGTATGTTCTTTAACTCTGGCTCCTAAGACGATCACATAATCCAGGTCTCTTTCTTCATTTGCTGCTGCCCCCATAAACACCAGGATGCAAAACACTGCCATAATAACTACACCGGCAATACATGTAGTAACAATACTTACCGGCACCCACCTGGGGATGCGGTCCATATTTTTCCTGTAATACCATTTTCCATATACAAGAAATACGCATAAAGCCGCAAAGAAAAGCCAGATAAAGGCAAAAGAGGTTCCCATTCCGGCATAAAAAACAATGATCATAAAATATGCAGTACAGATGACCGCCAGTCCTAACAGGATCATATCTGCCATATGAGCACCTCCTAGTATAATAATGGTGTAGTCAATCAAGACTACTTGGTTAATAAGTTTCTATAAATCAGATAACAGAAGAAGGGATTCCTCCTTCATCAGATGTTATCCATAATAATTATCATGTCTGACGGTTCCTGATAGACACTAGATAAAACATAAGGTATTATCTCTTAGGATAGGACAAAGAATGTTCGCCTCCTTGGGAAGTCACTTCTGTGACTGATACCTACAAGAAAGTCAATTAGTCCATTCGACAGGGTTTTATGTTTTAGCTGGTTGGGAGCCGGAAGGCAATACCCGAATAACGCGCTAGGTTGTGTACCTGCCAGATTGGAAATGGATTCCTATCAGAAAGGAGCTATCGCTCATGTCAAACAAAGTTATTTTTAATCTTGATGAATTATTCATCTCTGTTGGTATTGATGTCGGTGCTGACTTCTCATGGATGTCTATCGCACTTCCAAACCAACAATTCGTAGGAAAACCTTACAAAATCCTGCATAACAGTATTGATTCCCTTACAACCGCTGTTTCTAAAATAAAAGAAGCAGAAGAGTTGTATTCTTTGGAAAGTCGCATTTTCCTCGAATCCACGGGAATTTATCATTACCCACTCTTCTGCTATCTTCGTGATAAGGGTTTTAACTGCTCCGTTATTAATCCTATCATCACTAAGAATAGCACAAACATCAACATCCGAAAAGTGCATAATGATCGTTTTGATTCAAAAAAAGCTGCTTTGGTTGGCTTGAAACCGGATTTAAAGGTTTCACTTATGCCATCAGATCTTGCCCTAAACTGCCGTAACCTATGCCGTGAATACTACGATTTAATGGATAATCGCAGTGCCTATGTGAATAAGCTTCAGGGTGAATTACGCATGGCGTTTCCACAGTATCTTGGCATCTTTTCCAAGGTTACTATCAACACTTCTCTTACATTGTTAGAAACTTATACCTCTCCATCAGCTTTTCTTGAAGCAGACAAGCAAGAGATTATTGATATCATCAAATCAACAGCTCGCTTTGGGCTTACATATGCTCAGAATAAGTATAATGCCATCATTCAGGCGGCAACTGATGCAAATCAGTTTGGCTACATCATAGAAAGCAACATCAAGCGTATCCGTCTTTATATCAGCTTCATACGTAAATATGATGAAGAAATCAACGATATTCTTGAATCGCTTCATAAGCTTGTTGATTCAAATGAAGATACTAAATTTGTCAAACAGGTTCATTTGATTGAAACATTCAAAGGTGCTGGTTTCTTGTCTGCTGCAACCATCATGGGCGAAATTGGTGACTTTTCTGCTTTTTCAAAACCAAAACAGCTTTTCGCTTATTTTGGTCTTGATCCTGCTGTGAAACAATCCGGCAAATTTGAAGGCACCAAGGTTCAAATGTCTAAGCGTGGTTCTTCTATTGCCAGACGTGTGATTCACACATTATCCTTGCAAAGTATCAGTATTTCCCGTAATGGAAAAGCTAAAAATCCAGTTCTTCGTGAATACTATCTCCAGAAATGTGATTCAAAACCAAAGCTCGTAGCAATGGGAGCCGTTTCACATAAAGTATGCAACATGATATTTGCAATACTAAGAGACAACAAACCTTTTGAAATCATCACTCCACAAGAGCACATCAAACAATACAATGCTGCTAAATGCGATATAGCTGCATAAAATACTGTAAATCCAACGAATCAATCTCTTGCAAAAGAACGATATATTCACCAAGGGGGCAGCCTACCCTTTTTTTAAGAAAATTTT includes these proteins:
- a CDS encoding IS110 family transposase, which produces MSNKVIFNLDELFISVGIDVGADFSWMSIALPNQQFVGKPYKILHNSIDSLTTAVSKIKEAEELYSLESRIFLESTGIYHYPLFCYLRDKGFNCSVINPIITKNSTNINIRKVHNDRFDSKKAALVGLKPDLKVSLMPSDLALNCRNLCREYYDLMDNRSAYVNKLQGELRMAFPQYLGIFSKVTINTSLTLLETYTSPSAFLEADKQEIIDIIKSTARFGLTYAQNKYNAIIQAATDANQFGYIIESNIKRIRLYISFIRKYDEEINDILESLHKLVDSNEDTKFVKQVHLIETFKGAGFLSAATIMGEIGDFSAFSKPKQLFAYFGLDPAVKQSGKFEGTKVQMSKRGSSIARRVIHTLSLQSISISRNGKAKNPVLREYYLQKCDSKPKLVAMGAVSHKVCNMIFAILRDNKPFEIITPQEHIKQYNAAKCDIAA
- a CDS encoding YdcF family protein, which encodes MADMILLGLAVICTAYFMIIVFYAGMGTSFAFIWLFFAALCVFLVYGKWYYRKNMDRIPRWVPVSIVTTCIAGVVIMAVFCILVFMGAAANEERDLDYVIVLGARVKEHTVSNSLKKRLDKAIEYAEKNPETYLVLSGGKGPDEPVSEAQAMYRYLVYNGVRPGQLLLEEHSVSTVENLAYSKLLIESHREMIRHEREERNHLKFSREPKENYLIAADKPLEVGVLTSNFHVYRACMIAKKWGFENVYGISAQSDPVLFIHLCVRECASIIKDRIMGNM